The Arthrobacter sp. PM3 genome contains the following window.
TCCGTCATGGCCGACTGGGGGTGGCGGGTGCCGTTCGTCGTCGGAGCGGCCTTCGGCTTCGTCGTCGTCTACCTGCGGCGGACGCTTCCTGAAACCATGAAGCCCGAGGAACTGGCGAACAACTCCGCCAAAACGGTCTGGGGCGGGGTGCGCAAGCACTGGCTCAGCGTCCTGGCCATCACCTTCGTCGTCGGCGCGGCACAGGCCTACAACTACGCCTGGAACACCGGGCTCCCGACGGCGGCCCGAAGCGGCTTCAAGGAGGACGCCACCGCTGTCTTCGCGCTGACCACGGTCCTCGGCGTCGTGCTGGTGATCGGAAGCCTCATCATCAGCAAGGTCGCCGACGGCAAGTCGATGTCCAAATGGTTCCTGGTCACCCGCGCTCTGGCCATTCCGTCCGTGTTCCTGATGCTGATGTACGTCAAGCCCGGGATTGCCGGCTTCGCGGCCGTGCTCCTCGGCGGCTCGGTGGTGCTGGTCCTGAACATGACCCTGTACAACGTGGTCACCAGCTCCCTCATGCCCAAGGGCTGCCGCGGTGCCGGAACGGCCCTGGGTTACGGTGTGGGCGTCGCGCTCTTCGGCGGCACCGCCTCCTACCTGCTGGTCTGGCTCCAGTCCATCAACGCGTCCTGGATCTTCCCCGTGTACGTGGCCGTCCTGTCCGCGCTCAGCATCGTCTTCTACGTGCTTGCGCGGCGGAAGCACGGCCTCTTTATTGGGAATTAGGAACGGGAATTAGGAAGGGGAGCGGACGTGATCTCTTTTGACCTCAGCGACGCTGACGTGGAGCTCTATGAGGCCGCCCGCCGGATGCTCCTGACCGCCCACCACAGCGAGAACCACCGGGTGGCCGCGGCGATGCGGGGCGCGTCCGGGGCCATCTACCTCGGGCTGCACATCGGCTCAAAACGCCTCAATGTGTGCGCCGAATCCAGCGCCCTGGCCAACGCCCGCATGGCGCAGGAGGCATCGATCCGGTCCGTGGTGGCCGTAAGCATGGACGGGCACACAGAGCCGCAGGTCACGAATCCGTGCGGGCTCTGCCGGGAACTGCTGCGTGCCTATGGAGCCGGGATCACCGTCCTGGTCGATGCCGCGGGCGAGGTAGGCAAAGTCGGCCTCGCAGAACTACTGCCCTTCCCCTGGCTGCGCGCCGCGGAAACGGAGTGGGAAACCCTTCCGCCCCGCGTGAACCCCATCTGACCCGCAGCAGGGGCCGTTCTGGGCACTCAGAACGGCCCCTGCTGCCAGCTAGGTGGGTGCGGCCGGCCAAAAGGAAGCTGGTGCAGCCGCCGCGTTTCCGCTAAGCCACTGCACCAGCAGGTAGTACGAATTTTTTCGAATGCTATGAAACGTTACTCATTCGCGGCTCCCTAGGTCCCGGGGGTTGATGACCGGGTCTTCACGTCTTCTTCAAGATGCCTTGTCATAAGCCAGCCAGTGCCGGCCATTGCGATGCCCATTACCAGGAAGGCCCAGTTGTCCAGAGTGTTCAGCGACAGGAAGTTGGCCGCCGAATCCACGCCGACGATGAACCCGTAAATTCCAAGGACGATATACAGCAGGCCGGAGCCCATGAGGAAATTCCGGGCGCCCATGGCGGTCCGGGACATGGTCAGGCCGGCGGCGCCGATCGCGAGCTGAACGATGTTCAGCAACATCGACACCTGGAACAGGTTCAGGAACAGGGCCTTGGAATCGGGCCCGAAGAACCTCAGCTCGCTGTAGTGCGTGGTGATGCCGGGAATGAACCCCAGGATGCCCACGACGATAAGGACGATACCTACACCCATGCCGACGTTCTGTACATCTGTCCGACCGAAATGTACGCCGTGTGCGTGGGGAGATGCGGTAGTCATGTTGTGCCTCCAACCACTGATTGCGGACATTTACAATTTTACGGCCGGGGTATGGAAAAAGCGCCGGCCGCCGGCGCCGCGGAGGCGGCGGATTCCGCGGATCCGTGCGTTGTGCCTGTCGGAAACGGGCCGGGTGCCGGGCGCGTGGCACCATGGAACTCGATGAAACTGCGCGCTGATCAGACCGGACAACGTGGCCTTCCCATGCCCCTGTGGCTGCAGGGCGCCCTCGAGTCCGCCCAGGCCGCCGTGATCTCCGCCCTGATTGTGGTGGCACCGATCGTGGCTGTCTGGGCAACGGCAGGTTTCCGGGACAACGGGTTCGACGCCCTGGCCCGCCTGGCGGGCCAGGCCTGGCTGCTGATCCACGGCGTGCCCCTGCTCCTGGACACCGCCGCCTCCGGGTCAGCGGCGCATCCGGACTCCGGCACACTCTCACTTGTTCCCCTGGGACTGGCCCTCATCCCGTTCCTGCTTGCCTGGCGCGCCGGGCGCCGGCTGGCCCGCGCCTCCTACACGGACCAGTTGTGGCAGGCGCTGCTCGGCTCATGGCTCATATACGCGGGGTTCGGGCTCTCGACGGGCTTTGTCTGCCGCACCGCCGACGTCGGGATCAGCCTCTGGTCCGCGGCGCTGGTTCCCCTGATCGTGTTCGGGCTCGGCATGGTGGTCGGCGCGCGCCGCGAGGCAGGCTCCTGGAGCCGGCTGATCGGCGTCGACGCCGTGGCCTGGCTGTCCCGGACCAGCCAGCATTCGCGCTGGGCCGGCTCCTACCTGGGCTCGGCCATCAAAGCCGGGTCGGTGGCGCTGATGGCGAGCCTGGCGATGGCGGCGGCGCTGCTCGCCGTCGACCTCTTCATTCACTGGAACCTCGTGGTTGCCGTCTATGAAGGGCTCGACGCCGGCACGGCAGGCGGCGCGGTCCTCACCGTTGTGCAGCTGGGGTTCCTGCCCAACCTCGTGGTGTTTGCCCTGGCCTGGCTCTCCGGCGCGGGCGTAGCCCTGGGCGCCGGCTCGGCGGCCGGGCCGCTCGGGACCGCCGTCGGGCCGCTGCCGCCCATTCCGGTGTTCGCCGCGCTGCCGTCCGGGCCGCTGGACTTCGGCTTCGTGGCCCTCGTGGTGCCGGCGCTCGCCGGTGCCCTGGCCGGCTGGTGGTTCCTGCGCGAGGGCGAGAACCATTTCGACGAATGGCTCTCCATCAAGATCCGGACCCGCTGGTTCACGGCCGCGGCGTCCACCCTGGCGCTCGGGGCGGTGATCGGCGCCGTCGCAGGGCTGCTCGCGGCGGGGCTGGCCTGGCTTGCCGGCGGATCGGCCGGGATCGGCCGGTTCACGGAGATCGGCCCCGACCCGCTGCGCACGGCACTGTTCGTGGCCGCGGAGGTGGGGATCGGCGTCGTGATCGGCTATGCGGCCGGTCCCTGGCTGGAACGCCAGCAGAAGCTGCGCGAGGCGGACCTCGAGACGGTCACCGGCCGCTAGCGGGCCGGCCGGTACATGGTGTCCTGCAGCTGCGTCCTGCACTCCGACGTCGCCTGCTGCGTCAGGGCGTGGCGGACGCACTGCTGGTAGCCGCGGATCTGGTTGAAGAACAGGGTCGAGGCCAGGATCACCAGCAGCATGACGGCCGAGACCACCATCCCGGAAATGGTGCCGAACAGGACCAGCCGCGAGGCCTTGTATTTCACCGCGCGGATCAGCACCAGGATGCCCAGGACAATTCCGGCGGCCGTGAGCAGCGCCGTCAGCCACAGGTAGCCGACGTCGAGCTGGAAGACAAAGAACGCGCCCAGGACCGCGACGATGCACAGCCGGAACAGGGTGTGGGTCAGCTGCTGGGCATCGCCGGAGTCCGCGGGGGAATTCATGTTTGTCAGCCTACGCGAGCAGCCCCATAAGCTAGGACCATGCGCATCGTAGTCCTCGTTTCCGGTACCGGTTCCAACCTCCAGGCAGTCATCGACGCCGTGTCCTCGGGCGCGCTCGACGTCGAGATCGCCGCCGTCGGCGCCGACCGGCCGGGGACCTTCGGGGTGGAGCGCTCCGCCGCCGCGGGAATTCCCACGTTCGTGGTCGACTTCAAAGCCTACCCGGACCGGGCGGCCTGGAACGCGGCGCTGACCGACGCGGTCGCGGCCTATTCCCCGGACGTGGTGGTGTCCTCGGGCTTCATGCGGATTGTCAGCGCCGGCTTCATCGACGCGTTCGGCGGCAAGTACCTCAACACCCACCCGGCCCTGCTGCCGGCCTTCCCCGGCGCCCACGGTGTCCGCGACGCCCTGGCTTACGGTGTGAAGGTCACCGGCTGCACGGTGCACTGGGCCGACGCCGGCGTGGACACGGGCCCCATCATCGCGCAGGAGGCCGTTGCCATCGAAGACGGCGAGAGCGAGGACTCCCTGCACGAGCGCATCAAGGTGGTGGAGCGCCGGCTCCTGGTCTCCACGCTCGCGTCCCTCGCGGCAGCCCAGGCGCCTGCGTAGCGGGCCCACCTCTGCCCTCGTATTGGCTGGGAGGGGCGCTAGTCGAGGATGCGCTGCTTGGTCTCGGGGGCGAAGAACGCCATCCACAGCACGGCGAGCAGCACCACGACGCCGGCCAGCGCGAACGACGTCGCAAGCCCGAGCTCGGGCCACAGGAAGGCCGCAAAGACCAGCGGCCCGAACCCGGCGCCGAGGCGGGAGAAGGTCGAGGCCCAGCCGAAGCCGGAGCCGCGCAGCTCCGTGGGGTAGAGCTCGGAGACGTAGGCGTACAGCACGGGGATGGCCACCTGCACCACAAAGCCGAACACGAGCAGCCAGAACACGGCGGCGGTGGGGATGTCCACCACGATCGCCACAATGACCAGGGTCAGCGCGGACAGCGGGCCGGTGATGGCGAGGATCCACTTCCGGCCCACCCGCTCCACCAGCAGGGCCGCCGCCACCACGCCGAGGAGGCCGACGGCGGCCATGGACGCCGTGGTCAGGAAGGCCTTGTACTCCTCGAAGCCGGCGCCGATCAGGATCCGCGGCATCCATGTCAGCGACAGGTAGTAGACGAGCAGGATGCTGGAGAACAGGGCCCACGCCGCCGTCGTGATTTTCCAGTTGAACTGCCAGACGGCGCCCAGCTGCGTCCACGCGCTGCCGGCGGAGAGCCGGGGTGCGTGCTGCGGTGCGGGCAGGCTGTAAACCCGGGGCTCGGCGCCCGTGGCGTGGACCAGGCCGTCGATCACTTTCGCGGCCTCGTCCCGGCGGCCCTTGCGGATCAGGAACAGCGGGGATTCCGGCACGCTGCGGCGGATCCAGAACACCAGCAGCGCCGGCAGCACCATGACCAGCATGGTCAGCCGCCAGTCCGCGAAGGCCGCCACCAGCCCGGCGGACACAAAGCCGCAGAGGGCGGCGCCGACCGGCCACCAGCCGTCCATTGCCGTGAGTACCCGGCCGCGGTGCTTCCGCGGGGTGAACTCGCCCACCAGCGCGTAGTCCACCGGGATGCAGCCGCCCAGGCCGAACCCGGCCATGAAACGGAACACGACGAACCACATGTAATCCGGGGCGACCGCGCCGAGCACGGTGAAGATCGAGAAGATCAGCAGGGTCGCGGTGAAGGCCTTCCTGCGGCCGATCGTGTCCGCGATGGTGCCCCAGACGAACGCGCCCAGGGCCATGCCGATCAGGTTGGCAGTGCCGATCCAGGCGGCGTCGCCCGGGCTCAGGGACCAGTGCTTGGACAGCAACGGGATGAGGATGCCGTTGAGCGTCACGTCCCAGGCGTCGAACATGAAGCCCAGGCCGCCGATCAGGAAGATCCGGCCCTGGACCTTCCACCGCCACGGCAGTTCCTGGACCACCTGTTCGCCGCTGGGCACAGTGGTGTACGTGTTCATGTTGGCCTCCTGTGAAAACTCTACGTCGCCCGGGCCGGGACCGGGTGCGCGCTTCACACTCCGGCGCGCGGGGCGGTCCCTCGCCGTGACGCGATAAACTGGCCGCATCCCCACCACCCGCGGCCGTGCCGCGACATAAGACGGAGACTTTTGTGAGCTTTACGCAGCTTGACCGTGTATCCATCGACCGTGTGCCCATCCGCCGGGCACTCATTTCGGTCTACGACAAGACTGGTCTGGAGGAGCTCGCTCAAGGCCTGCACGCCGCCGGCGTCCGGATTGTCTCCACCGGTTCCACGGCCAAGAAGATCGCCGCCGCGGGCATCCCCGTGCAGGAGGTCGAGGAAGTCACCGGCTCGCCGGAAATGCTGGACGGCCGCGTCAAGACCCTGCACCCGCGCGTGCACGGCGGCATCCTCGCCGACCGCCGCGTCCCGGCTCACATGCAGACGCTGGCCGACATGGACATCGAGCCCTTCGACCTCGTCGTCGTCAACCTCTACCCCTTCGTCGAGACCGTGAAGTCCGGCGCCTCGCAGGACGACGTCGTCGAGCAGATCGACATCGGGGGACCGGCGATGGTGCGCTCCGCCGCGAAGAACCACGCCGCGGTCGCGATCGTGGTGGACCCGGCGTCCTACGGTGCCGTCGTGGAGGCCGCCTCCACCGGCGGCTTTGACCTGAAGACCCGGCGCCGGCTCGCCGCGAAAGCGTTCGCGCACACCGCGACGTACGACACCGCCGTCGCCACCTGGACCGCCAGCCAGTTCCTCGACGAGGACGGCGACGGCGTGGTCGACTGGCCCGCCTACGCCGGCCTGGCCCTCGAGCGTTCCGAGGTGCTCCGCTACGGCGAGAACCCGCACCAGCAGGCCGCGCTGTACGTGGACAAGGCCGCCCCGGCCGGCATCGCGCAGGCCGACCAGCTGCACGGCAAGGCCATGAGCTACAACAACTTCGTCGACGCCGACGCCGCCCTGCGCGCCGCGTTCGACTTCGCCGAACCCGCCGTCGCCATCATCAAGCACGCCAACCCCTGCGGCGTGGCCGTGGGTTCCGCCTCCGCCGCGGACCCGATCGCCGACGCGCACGCCAAGGCCCACGCCTGCGATCCCGTGTCCGCGTTCGGCGGCGTCATTGCCGCGAACCGCCCGGTCACGGCCGCCATGGCCCGTACCGTCGCGGGCATCTTCACCGAGGTCGTCATCGCGCCGGGCTTCGAGGCCGAGGCCGTGGAGATCCTGTCCAAGAAGAAGAACATCCGCCTGCTCGCCCTGCCGGAGGGCTACGGCCGGTACCCGACCGAGTTCCGCCAGGTCTCGGGCGGCGTGCTGGTGCAGGCCACGGACAAGGTCGACGCCGAGGGTGACAACCCGGCCAAGTGGACCCTCGCCGCGGGTCCGGGCGCCGACGCCGCCACCCTGGCCGACCTCGCTTTCGCCTGGACCGCCTGCCGTGCGGCCAAGTCCAACGCGATCCTGCTCGCGGACAACGGCGCCGCCGTCGGCATCGGCATGGGCCAGGTCAACCGGCTCGATTCCTGCAAGCTGGCCGTCGAGCGCGCCAACACGCTCGGCGTCACCGTGGAGTCCGACGTCGACGCCGCCGGCGGTGCTGCCGGTGCCTCCGGCGCCGAGTCCCCGGAGCGGGCCCGCGGCGCCGTGGCCGCCTCGGACGCGTTCTTCCCGTTCGCCGACGGCCTCCAGATC
Protein-coding sequences here:
- a CDS encoding DUF4383 domain-containing protein, encoding MGVGIVLIVVGILGFIPGITTHYSELRFFGPDSKALFLNLFQVSMLLNIVQLAIGAAGLTMSRTAMGARNFLMGSGLLYIVLGIYGFIVGVDSAANFLSLNTLDNWAFLVMGIAMAGTGWLMTRHLEEDVKTRSSTPGT
- the purN gene encoding phosphoribosylglycinamide formyltransferase, whose product is MRIVVLVSGTGSNLQAVIDAVSSGALDVEIAAVGADRPGTFGVERSAAAGIPTFVVDFKAYPDRAAWNAALTDAVAAYSPDVVVSSGFMRIVSAGFIDAFGGKYLNTHPALLPAFPGAHGVRDALAYGVKVTGCTVHWADAGVDTGPIIAQEAVAIEDGESEDSLHERIKVVERRLLVSTLASLAAAQAPA
- the purH gene encoding bifunctional phosphoribosylaminoimidazolecarboxamide formyltransferase/IMP cyclohydrolase codes for the protein MSFTQLDRVSIDRVPIRRALISVYDKTGLEELAQGLHAAGVRIVSTGSTAKKIAAAGIPVQEVEEVTGSPEMLDGRVKTLHPRVHGGILADRRVPAHMQTLADMDIEPFDLVVVNLYPFVETVKSGASQDDVVEQIDIGGPAMVRSAAKNHAAVAIVVDPASYGAVVEAASTGGFDLKTRRRLAAKAFAHTATYDTAVATWTASQFLDEDGDGVVDWPAYAGLALERSEVLRYGENPHQQAALYVDKAAPAGIAQADQLHGKAMSYNNFVDADAALRAAFDFAEPAVAIIKHANPCGVAVGSASAADPIADAHAKAHACDPVSAFGGVIAANRPVTAAMARTVAGIFTEVVIAPGFEAEAVEILSKKKNIRLLALPEGYGRYPTEFRQVSGGVLVQATDKVDAEGDNPAKWTLAAGPGADAATLADLAFAWTACRAAKSNAILLADNGAAVGIGMGQVNRLDSCKLAVERANTLGVTVESDVDAAGGAAGASGAESPERARGAVAASDAFFPFADGLQILIDAGVRAVVQPGGSVRDEEVIAAANAAGITMYFTGARHFFH
- a CDS encoding DUF6350 family protein, which encodes MKLRADQTGQRGLPMPLWLQGALESAQAAVISALIVVAPIVAVWATAGFRDNGFDALARLAGQAWLLIHGVPLLLDTAASGSAAHPDSGTLSLVPLGLALIPFLLAWRAGRRLARASYTDQLWQALLGSWLIYAGFGLSTGFVCRTADVGISLWSAALVPLIVFGLGMVVGARREAGSWSRLIGVDAVAWLSRTSQHSRWAGSYLGSAIKAGSVALMASLAMAAALLAVDLFIHWNLVVAVYEGLDAGTAGGAVLTVVQLGFLPNLVVFALAWLSGAGVALGAGSAAGPLGTAVGPLPPIPVFAALPSGPLDFGFVALVVPALAGALAGWWFLREGENHFDEWLSIKIRTRWFTAAASTLALGAVIGAVAGLLAAGLAWLAGGSAGIGRFTEIGPDPLRTALFVAAEVGIGVVIGYAAGPWLERQQKLREADLETVTGR
- a CDS encoding MFS transporter: MNTYTTVPSGEQVVQELPWRWKVQGRIFLIGGLGFMFDAWDVTLNGILIPLLSKHWSLSPGDAAWIGTANLIGMALGAFVWGTIADTIGRRKAFTATLLIFSIFTVLGAVAPDYMWFVVFRFMAGFGLGGCIPVDYALVGEFTPRKHRGRVLTAMDGWWPVGAALCGFVSAGLVAAFADWRLTMLVMVLPALLVFWIRRSVPESPLFLIRKGRRDEAAKVIDGLVHATGAEPRVYSLPAPQHAPRLSAGSAWTQLGAVWQFNWKITTAAWALFSSILLVYYLSLTWMPRILIGAGFEEYKAFLTTASMAAVGLLGVVAAALLVERVGRKWILAITGPLSALTLVIVAIVVDIPTAAVFWLLVFGFVVQVAIPVLYAYVSELYPTELRGSGFGWASTFSRLGAGFGPLVFAAFLWPELGLATSFALAGVVVLLAVLWMAFFAPETKQRILD
- a CDS encoding MFS transporter codes for the protein MTDTVVKTDLESGRTSRLSPEIRRGLLGLGLGNTLEWYDWMVFGLLSAFIGPKFFPSHDPVAATLSALAVFAVGFAFRPLGGILLGTFADRIGRRRVMLWSIMMMAVTTLIIAVSPTYDQIGPAAGVILLVCRIVQGISTGVEAPLSTAHAVELVPEGREGFVAGIISFYVNIGILLASLVSYLCSLVLGGSVMADWGWRVPFVVGAAFGFVVVYLRRTLPETMKPEELANNSAKTVWGGVRKHWLSVLAITFVVGAAQAYNYAWNTGLPTAARSGFKEDATAVFALTTVLGVVLVIGSLIISKVADGKSMSKWFLVTRALAIPSVFLMLMYVKPGIAGFAAVLLGGSVVLVLNMTLYNVVTSSLMPKGCRGAGTALGYGVGVALFGGTASYLLVWLQSINASWIFPVYVAVLSALSIVFYVLARRKHGLFIGN